From Salvia splendens isolate huo1 chromosome 16, SspV2, whole genome shotgun sequence, a single genomic window includes:
- the LOC121770071 gene encoding autophagy-related protein 13b-like, producing MASYHGNTHSERAKMEQIITEFFAKSLHIILESRCPYVSSRNYSGEQVLSSLSPSSSSSSSSSFRPRDKWFNLALRDCPAALENIDFWRQSNLEPMIVDVILMQRPIDWDPLNFSPKTGFVSGKERHYYGSDNEEFGCEGRNERIIERWVLQYESKKNGGSTGSKKRSNCTSSHALYKKSILLLRSLYATVRLLPAYKLFRDLTSSAHIRMYNLAHRVLSFVEPFTRREEADMQRFVFTPVDASCGRLCLSVLYRSSVVDMGSDPSTPLSPQFIPEYVGSPMAEPLKRFPSGFVSQSSPSSSPFGRRHSWSYDLYRASQPSANPSPSPSPTYSDSHASLAKQRCRRLPPPSLPHHLPDETLIAYMKTPSYDEYWPSPVFSPSPSPSPPTYVPNSHTSKALLRCESAPVSIPVTKLSSMPSLPNKQLMPPSPPLKATLLTAAENIAHVRPTSTADKLLSFSKDKPHQISGARPSVNSSPSKSFSSRLSFQDDYDDGPFVVEDDEILYPSSRSGLFELPGHPNEPGGTLFVKRSQDAAVGALVRMLKKAPPLHQDLQGSTLQTPTNSIKDTTEISEEPRVQQSSASNIVSSGLGLVTSKTTANALEELHGYRKMKDSFLKLK from the exons ATGGCGTCTTATCACGGCAACACTCATTCGGAGCGAGCCAAAATGGAACAGATTATCACTGAGTTTTTCGCCAAAAGCCTTCACATAATACTCGAATCGCGCTGCCCTTACGTCTCGTCTCGCAATTACAGCGGGGAGCAGGTTTTGTCCTCGCTGTCtccctcctcttcttcctcgtctTCTTCCAGTTTTAGGCCTCGGGATAAGTGGTTTAATTTAGCGCTTAGGGATTGCCCTGCTGCCTTAGAGAACATAGACTTTTGGCGCCAGAGCAACCTTGAACCTATGATTGTTGATGTTATACTAATGCAGAGGCCTATTGATTGGGATCCTTTGAATTTCTCCCCGAAAACGGGGTTTGTGTCGGGGAAGGAGAGGCACTACTATGGCTCGGATAATGAGGAGTTTGGGTGTGAAGGGAGGAATGAGAGGATTATTGAGCGATGGGTTTTGCAATATGAGAGTAAGAAGAATGGTGGGTCGACTGGGAGTAAGAAGAGGTCGAATTGTACGAGCTCTCATGCTTTGTACAAGAAGTCTATACTGTTGTTGAGGTCTCTGTATGCCACAGTTAGGCTTTTGCCCGCTTATAAGCTGTTCCGGGATCTCACTTCATCGGCTCATATTAGGATGTATAATCTCGCTCATCGGGTTTTGTCTTTTGTTGAGCCGTTCACCCGCAGAGAAGAGGCGGATATGCAGCGATTTGTGTTTACTCCGGTTGACGCTTCTTGTGGCAGGCTTTGCCTCTCAGTCTTGTATCGGTCGTCTGTAGTGGATATGGGTTCGGATCCTTCAACTCCTCTATCACCGCAGTTCATTCCGGAATATGTTGGGAGTCCCATGGCGGAACCACTGAAAAGGTTTCCTTCTGGTTTTGTATCACAGAGCTCCCCATCTTCGTCTCCATTTGGAAGGAGGCATAGTTGGAGTTATGACTTGTATCGAGCATCACAACCTTCAGCTAACCCCTCGCCTTCACCTTCGCCAACGTACTCCGATTCCCATGCCTCTTTAGCAAAACAGCGCTGCCGTCGTCTCCCACCACCATCCTTGCCTCATCATTTACCTGATGAAACACTTATCGCTTATATGAAGACTCCAAGTTATGATGAGTATTGGCCTTCCCCTGTGTTTTcaccatctccatctccatcgcCACCCACCTATGTTCCCAATAGTCATACATCTAAAGCTCTTTTGCGGTGTGAAAGTGCTCCTGTTAGCATACCTGTGACAAAACTTTCTAGCATGCCTTCACTGCCAAACAAACAACTGATGCCGCCTTCACCTCCCCTGAAAGCTACTCTGCTAACAGCTGCTGAGAACATTGCACATGTGAGGCCAACCTCAACAGCTGACAAG TTACTCTCGTTCAGCAAGGATAAACCACACCAGATATCTGGGGCAAGACCATCTGTGAATAGCTCACCATCTAAATCATTTTCCAGTAGGTTATCATTTCAGGATGATTATGATGATGGACCATTTGTTGTCGAGGATGATGAAATACTCTATCCAAGTTCCAG GTCAGGTTTGTTTGAGCTGCCAGGACATCCGAATGAGCCTGGGGGTACTTTATTTGTTAAAAGATCACAAGATGCTGCTGTCGGGGCTCTTGTTCGTATGCTGAAGAAAGCACCTCCTCTTCACCAAGATCTACAGGGCTCCACGCTTCAGACACCGACCAACAGTATCAAGGACACTACTGAAATATCTGAAGAGCCAAGAGTCCAGCAGTCTTCTGCTTCAAACATTGTGTCATCTGGGCTTGGACTCGTGACATCCAAGACTACAGCTAATGCTCTGGAGGAGCTCCATGGCTACCGAAAAATGAAAGATTCGTTTCTTAAATTGAAGTAA